A genomic stretch from Desulfolutivibrio sulfodismutans DSM 3696 includes:
- a CDS encoding phosphatidylglycerophosphatase A family protein, with product MTSTTPPMSVSDRLALWTATLGPVGRFPVVPGTAGSAVAALAAPWVFLPLGPAGRLLVLALVFVLGAMAASRAETLLGRKDPGPVVIDEVLGQWMALLPLSAAEPWAILLAFVLFRILDMTKPPPIRQSERWLPGGYGVMIDDALAGAASALVLWAIW from the coding sequence ATGACCTCCACCACCCCCCCCATGTCGGTATCGGATCGCCTCGCCCTGTGGACGGCCACCCTGGGGCCCGTGGGCAGGTTCCCTGTCGTGCCGGGCACGGCCGGGTCCGCCGTGGCCGCCCTGGCCGCCCCATGGGTCTTTTTGCCCCTTGGTCCGGCAGGCCGACTCCTGGTTCTGGCCCTGGTCTTCGTCCTGGGGGCCATGGCCGCCTCCCGGGCCGAGACCCTCCTTGGGCGCAAAGACCCGGGGCCCGTGGTCATCGACGAGGTGCTCGGGCAATGGATGGCCCTTTTGCCCCTGTCCGCGGCCGAGCCATGGGCCATACTTCTCGCCTTTGTGCTGTTCCGCATCCTGGACATGACCAAGCCGCCGCCCATCCGCCAGTCGGAACGCTGGCTGCCCGGCGGCTACGGCGTCATGATCGACGACGCCCTGGCCGGGGCCGCCTCCGCCCTTGTGTTGTGGGCCATCTGGTAG